The Danio rerio strain Tuebingen ecotype United States chromosome 1, GRCz12tu, whole genome shotgun sequence genome includes a region encoding these proteins:
- the alkbh5 gene encoding RNA demethylase ALKBH5 has translation MAGFTDLREKLKSMTPHRDKVFEYSNGEKRKYRESDDDESEYEERRDAEARRVKSGIKQASIFTLEECARIEAKIDEVVAKADKGLYREHTVDRAPLRNKYFFGEGYTYGAQLEKRGPGQERLYSKGEVDDIPDWVHELVIDRLVTHGVIPEGFVNSAVINDYQPGGCIVSHVDPIHIFERPIVSVSFFSDSALCFGCKFLFKPIRVSEPVLHLPVRRGSVTVLSGYAADDITHCIRPQDIKERRAVIILRKTRADAPRLDSNSLSPSIVSPKRRHILKAKRSHRKADPDAAHRPRVLEMDKELQRRSLSSRQRRHDDGSSENSWRRADDREPAARYTHDHAPTRRVKMRRH, from the exons ATGGCCGGATTTACCGATCTGCGAGAGAAGCTCAAGTCGATGACACCGCACAGGGACAAAGTTTTCGAGTACAGCAACGGCGAGAAGCGCAAATACCGCGAGTCGGATGATGACGAGAGCGAGTACGAGGAGCGGCGGGACGCGGAGGCGCGCAGAGTCAAGAGCGGCATTAAACAGGCGAGTATCTTCACGCTGGAGGAGTGCGCGCGCATCGAGGCCAAGATAGACGAGGTGGTCGCCAAGGCAGACAAGGGGCTGTACCGGGAGCACACGGTGGACCGGGCGCCCCTGCGAAACAAGTACTTTTTCGGGGAGGGGTACACGTACGGCGCGCAGCTGGAGAAGCGCGGACCCGGGCAGGAGCGGCTGTACTCCAAAGGAGAGGTGGACGATATCCCGGACTGGGTGCACGAGCTGGTCATCGATCGCCTCGTGACGCACGGTGTTATCCCGGAGGGTTTTGTAAATAGCGCTGTGATCAATGACTACCAGCCCGGAGGCTGCATCGTGTCCCACGTGGATCCCATCCACATCTTTGAGCGGCCAATAGTGTCCGTGTCCTTCTTCAGCGACAGCGCGCTCTGCTTCGGCTGCAAGTTTCTCTTCAAGCCGATCCGCGTGTCCGAGCCCGTGCTGCACCTGCCCGTGCGCCGCGGCAGCGTCACAGTCCTCAG TGGCTACGCAGCTGATGACATCACACACTGCATCCGCCCACAGGACATCAAGGAGAGGCGAGCCGTCATCATTCTGAGAAA AACAAGGGCGGATGCTCCTCGCCTAGACTCCAACTCTCTGAGTCCATCCATCGTCTCTCCTAAAAGACGGCACATCCTCAAAGCCAAGCGCTCGCATCGCAAGGCTGACCCCGATGCTGCACACag GCCTCGTGTTTTAGAGATGGACAAAGAGCTGCAGAGGCGTTCGCTCTCGTCCCGGCAGAGACGCCACGATGACGGCAGCTCCGAAAACTCCTGGAGGAGAGCAGACGACAGAGAGCCCGCCGCGCGCTACACACACGATCACGCACCCACACGGCGAGTCAAAATGAGACGCCACTGA